GTGAAACCTCCTGCCCACAGGGTCGGCGCTGCCTGTTACGGGGGCATTACGGCGCGCTACGGTGAGCGGATGCCCGCTCTGATTCTGGTGAACGGCGCCTCCAGCGCCGGGAAGACCACGCTGTGCCGCGCCCTGCGGGACGGACTGCCCGGTGCATTTGTGCACTTCAGCCTGGACTTCTTCCTGTTCGACACGTCCGCCCTGCCCCGCACGCCGCAGGGGCGCCTGCGCGACTGGCCGGCGCTGCGGCCGCGCGTGTTCGAAGGCTTCAACCGCTGCCTGCCCGCTCTGCTGGACGCCGGAAATGATCTGGTCGTGGATTACATCATCGAGACGCCGCAGATGTGGGGGCAACTCTCAGGCCTGCTGCGGGGGTACGACGTATTCCTGGTGGGCCTGGAGTGCCCGGTCGAGGAACTCGAGCGCCGGGAGCAGGCGCGTGGTGACCGGGGCGCGGGGGACGCGCGGCGCGACGCGCGGACGGTGCACACCTTCACGCGGTACGACCTGACCCTGACCTGCACCGCGCCGCTGGAGGACAACGTGGCGCGGGTGGCGCTGGCCTGGGCGCAACGCGAACACGCCCCCCGGGTATTCCCGGCGGGGCGCGCGGAGGTCTGAGGCTCAGATCAGGCTGAGTTCGCTGCCCTCGCCGAGGTGCGCGAGGTGCTCGGGCAGGGTGCCGGGCCGGTCCATGACGATCTGCTCGGCCTTGTAGGAGCTGCGGACCAGGGGGCCGCTGACGACTTCCAGGAAGCCGAGGCTCATGGCTTCCTCGCGGATCTCGTCGAATTCGGCGGGGGAGACGTAGCGTTCGACGGGCAGGTGGTGCATGGTGGGGCGCAGGTACTGCCCGAAGGTCAGGACGTCCACGCCGGCGGCGCGGCAGTCGCGCATGGTCTCGCGGAGTTCCTCGCGGGTTTCGCCCAGGCCGAGCATGATGCTGGTCTTGGTGATGACGTCGGGGCGGGCCTGCTTGGCGTGCGCGAGGACCTTCAGGGTCTGGTCGTAGTCGGCGCGGATGTCGCGGACGGGGTGGGTGAGGCGGCGGACCGTTTCGAGGTTCTGCGCGTAGGTGTCCACGCCGCTGTCGAGCACCAGGTCCACGCAGTGGGTGTTCCCGCCGAAGTCGGGCGTGAGGGCCTCGACGCGCGTCTCGGGGTTGAGTTTCTTGATGGCCTGGACGGTCTTGGCGAAGTGGTACGCGCCGCCGTCCGGCAGGTCGTCGCGGTCCACGCTGGTCAGCACGACGTACTTGAGGCCCATGAGCTGGACGCTCTCGGCGACGCCCCGGGGTTCGTCGAGGTCGAGTTTGCCCATGGGGTTGCCGGTGTCCACGGCGCAGAAGCGGCAGGCGCGGGTGCAGATGTGGCCCATGAGCATGAAGGTGGCGGTGCCGCGGCTCCAGCATTCGCCGATG
This DNA window, taken from Deinococcus radiotolerans, encodes the following:
- a CDS encoding chloramphenicol phosphotransferase CPT family protein, translated to MPALILVNGASSAGKTTLCRALRDGLPGAFVHFSLDFFLFDTSALPRTPQGRLRDWPALRPRVFEGFNRCLPALLDAGNDLVVDYIIETPQMWGQLSGLLRGYDVFLVGLECPVEELERREQARGDRGAGDARRDARTVHTFTRYDLTLTCTAPLEDNVARVALAWAQREHAPRVFPAGRAEV
- the lipA gene encoding lipoyl synthase, with the translated sequence MTQENAKEPKFIKNGIYRKDSVPVREKKPEWLKVTIPTGQVFTEVRKIVKEHRLHTVCEEAMCPNIGECWSRGTATFMLMGHICTRACRFCAVDTGNPMGKLDLDEPRGVAESVQLMGLKYVVLTSVDRDDLPDGGAYHFAKTVQAIKKLNPETRVEALTPDFGGNTHCVDLVLDSGVDTYAQNLETVRRLTHPVRDIRADYDQTLKVLAHAKQARPDVITKTSIMLGLGETREELRETMRDCRAAGVDVLTFGQYLRPTMHHLPVERYVSPAEFDEIREEAMSLGFLEVVSGPLVRSSYKAEQIVMDRPGTLPEHLAHLGEGSELSLI